The Thermothelomyces thermophilus ATCC 42464 chromosome 4, complete sequence region TCTTGAATTCGGGCCAAACATGGTCCTGGCAGGCGGCCGGGTTTACAACTACGGATTATTATATTTCGGTAGTATGTACTTGAATTAGCACTGCGCAGCGGAAAATAATACGCCACTCGCTTCGTGATCATGTCCAGGACGCTGTGCGAGGTGGATATTCCGTACAGACGCTAGTTATGCTTAATTATCTGACAGCTTATGAGCGGGGGTTTCCTTCTGATGGCGAGAGGATGGGGATGCCCGGAAGAGAAACCCCCTGACATCCGTTTGCCAACGGCGGATCACATGCGAGGAGCATGTTCGGCTTTTGCAAATCGATCCACGGCGGAACGATTATTACACCCAGTGTTCTGTGTTCTGGGAGTGTTCAGTTAAATCCGTACTGGGGAACGAGTTGCAAACCCCGCGCAATTTCGGGTGACGAAGTCTTTAGCTGTTGGCGGTGCTCGTTGGTTTGTAGCGAGTTCTCGGCAAGCTCGAAATAGATCCGTCACCATCGGCCCTCGGGCGAGCTCATCCGGTTCCTGATTCTCGGCTCGCTGTGTCCTTGTGGCGCGGTGCGGCGCGGCTGGTTGGCGCGTGGGGAAGAAGGAAACGGCCACACCGAAAGAAACCGCGACGCATAACGAAGGAACTCGTTAACTCCCCGAAAGGAAGGGAGGCCTGGTCAAGTAGCCGCGTCTCGTGACCCATCCTGTCGGTAATTAACCCCCTCTGTTTCTACATAGCTAGCAAACAACTTGGAGGGCGGTCGATAGAGTGTGAAAAAACCCGAGCATGCTGGACAGTTCGCTCTGGGACAGTACGGGATGCGAAGTCCCAGCGGGCATCGGGCGAGACATGAGATTATCTCGTAAGTGAGCCAACAAGAAATCGCAAAAAGGGTTGGGTGCGGTGGGCAGGGCCTTTCCGATCCCCCCCAGATGTTGCGACGCTGCGCTGACAGAAAGATGCGTGCGGCACTGACCGTTTTTGGAAGATGGGTTGGGGGCCGCTGGGTACTGCATCCTGCCAACAAAATGTTTCTAGAACTTGTGTGGGCTGTTGGTCGTTGGTCGCGTCTCTCGGCCGCCGAATCCCCGAACTTGGAATGGTAGTGTAGAGCATGTGTGCTGTGCGACATGAACTCTCCCTTCACCACAGGGGGCCCCGATACGGATACGGGACTGGACtacatacactacggagtattGCAAGGAAGAACGCGGGAGGATTGACAAGCGAACGGCGGTCGGTGGATATCTGCGTCCTGATGAAGCACACCACAATACAAGCCTGGCCCCCATCGACCAGACAGTACGGGAGTGGTGTGGTGAGGTTGGAACGTATGGCAGTTCTccgagggaggaggaggacgcggTCAAGGACAGCTCCGAATGCGCGGCGTGCACGGTCAGGCAGAGCCGTTGCGTGGATTATTAGCACCTAATCTCGACACCACCTCTACTAACCGTCAAGTACTTGACACCCTTGTACGGCTTCACGCTCTCTCCCAGACCGCGGCTCTTCCTTGGGTCGAGATGGATACCCTCCACCTTGATCCCGCTGGCCAGCCAACCCTTAACGGCAAAGCTAACCGAGGCCGAGCTGGGCATCAGAATCTTATTCTGCGCCGCCCTGCGTTCATCCCGTTCCCCGGCTCCGACGGTCGGGGGCGCCTTGGTCGTCTTTGCAACAGGCGATGAAGCCTGGTACGGCTCGTCATAGGAGTATGCGCTTGCCCCGCTGCCAAATCCGAATCCTGTGGGATCAGAatcctcgtcatcctcgtcgGGCATGTGCCCCACAACCGTACACCGCAGAGCAAACGGTGAGGTGCCCTGTGCTAATTCCTTGTTGGAAATGGACCATTCCAGCGCCCGGTCTCCGGGGTTGTAGGTGGCGTCCCCCTTTGTAGGCCGAATCTCCGAGAGGTTCCTTACGTCTGCCGGCAGCGGGACCGAGACGACCAGATCCTGCAGCACAGGCGAACCCGGGGTGCCAGGCTGCGGCGAGCCCACCCCGAAGCCGcgtgcgccgccgccgccgccaccaccactgcCGAcaccagctcctcctcccctcaAACCTGGCCCAGCCCCGGCGGGGCCAAACACCCGGCTCACCTGCACCCTCACCTCGAATTCCGACCCCGTCAATCCGAGTCCCGTCTTGATCTCCAGCGATACCGGCAGCCTCAGCGGGTTTGCCCCCAGTCCGtaggcggcggcgccctcgCCCGTGAGCGGCATCAGATCGACCTCGTACCCGGCCAGCGTGAACCGGCCGTCGGGGGGGATGAAGGACAAGACGCCGGGCTGCTCGCGCCAGCGGGCCAGGCGCACGCAGGGGTGGAAGACGGGCAGGTCGATGACGCTCCCGAGGTTGTGCCTGCCCCCGGGGCCGGTGAGCGTCATGACGATGTCGGGCACCCCCGAGACCTCCGAGGTGAAGGCGATGGTGCCGTTGGCGAAGGCCGCCAGCGGCCGGCCCGAGGGCGCGAGCGTCACCGACAGCGTCTCGATCACGTCGCAGTAGAGCTTGTTGGAGGTGTGGCGCACGTTGGCGCGGCGCCAGGGGAGCGCGGGCGTGTTTGGTTGGACGTGGAGGGTCGGGGTTGGGGCGGTGAACGTATTTGCGAAGGGTGGTTTCCTATGGGACGAGGTATACCGGGTCAGTTGgctgtttctttttttttttttcctcgaCTCTCATGTCGTTTGTTCTTGGGTCTTGATCAATCATGGGGCCAGCGTACGTTGGGAGGTTGAGATTTCCTAGCAACTTGTCCATGAacccctcgacctcgaccagGTCGCGCAGGGCGTTGGGCTCGGTGGTGCTGATGGTGCCGGCATCGCACATCTCGGTAAGGAGTTGGGCGACCACATCGTAGTTGGCCTCAATCTTGTGGGCCAGCAACGGCGCACCGAGGAATTCTTCGAGCGCATCGACGGCGCGGTGCAGGAACTCGAGGACCAGCAGCGGTTCGATCTCGGACGACGTGGTCAGGAGGAAGAGCAGGTTCGCATGCCTGAGACTAAAAACGAGGGTCGGCGGGTTGGTGTTGGGCAGGTAGATGAGGTTCGGGCGCGGAACAGGGTGCTCAAGATAGAGGGGCAGAAGATGGTTCGCCGCCAGCGGCCGCGACGTGTATGTGTGCGACAAGATGAGGGCGCTGGGAAGAGGGATAGTCAGTCAACTTAGTAGTTCGATCAAGGACCGTTCTTAACATGAAATGGAGGAAGGGACGAAGGGAGAAAGGGAATCTACCCACTTGTGCTCGTCGTAAATATGTAACGCCTCGACCACTCCGTTCATAGTGGCTTTGTTTTCCCCGCCTTTGCAGTTTCGAGGTCGGGCTCGTTGCTGTTCCTCGTGTTGTAGGTTCAAGTTTCAAGTTGGCAGGCCCCGCGAAGCTGGGGGAAGCGCTGACGCAATTGGCAGGCTGCCGGGCAGGGCAGCGCCGAAGCGGCAGCAGTTGCCCACGGCAGACCCGCCGCTCTGAGAACCTCGAGGCAGTGGGTCCCTTCGGAACCCCTGCAGCAGAGCATCCCATTTTTGGGGCAGCTCGGATTCAATCACTTCTCGTTCAATGCGATCCGGGCAAGTTAAAACTCGGCCAAACGAGTCTCTTGCGGTCTCTCGAACCACGCCAACGCACACCCGCCATGGCCAAGGACAGTGTGCCATCAGTCCACTCGCTGGACAAACCCGAGAAGCTTGAGGAGCTTCTCAAACAAGATCGCGGCGACGACTGCCTCCCCTGCAGAATCGTCGGTGAGTGCCTCATGATTGGAAAGTGTACATGTGAGACCAGCTGCTGAAGGTGAGCACAGGTGGTGGCGCATTCCTAGGCCTGGCTGCATATAGCTACATTTCTGGGCAGTCGCAGCTCGAGAAGCAGAGGGCGAAGATCCTGGCCAGCGGCTCGCGGTTCGGTATGCGGAGTAGGAGCCTGGGCATCACGGCCATTTCCCTCAGCCTCGCCTGGTTGGGCATCTGGCGGCTGGTCAAGTGAGGATGACGAAGAATTGAGAGTTTTTGTGAACGACCCGCCATCTTACTCTACAATCGACGGAGTGTGCGCCGACCGAGGGCATGCCGGGCCTCAGTACCGACGTTATGCTGTGCATCAAGCTTGCTGACGCACCCTTGTTGCGCTGATGGAAGACAAGAAGAGCATCGGCCGGGGGCAGCACGATATCGACAACTGTGACTTCCCGGTCACACCATGACGGAATTGCAGAGAAAACCGCCGAGGGAAACGGGGATGGGGACGAGACGGACTCGGATAGAAAAAACTGAGTCGCCAATGTTTAAAAACATATGTATGTATCAATATCTTGTACGATATCTCACTTCTGGTTTAGCACTGGGCACTGGGAGTTtactccctcccccccccctcccggGACCGACTTCCAgcgacgttagttacggcTTTTGTCTCACCACCCGGGCCACAATGGGGGCATCGACCGTTGGTGCCACGGTATCTCGATTCGTCAGCATCACCAACCCCCAACCCTACTGGGAGTCTGGAATCGGCTGGTTCATTTTTTGCACGCTTGTCTTATCAACTTGGGCCATATTGCTTGAAGCGATGGTAGGATCCCTCCCTTTTCTCGGAGATGTTCACCATGCTCGCGTTTGTAAGCTGCAGCCACTACTGGTTCTCCCCTTCGTTTCCTAGAGGGGCGACGCAGGCTGACTGCAATTCCAGAGTCTCAGGTTGTTTCCCTACGTCCTACGGAGCAAGCTGCTACCCCAACACGCTGTGGTTCTACTCTGCCGCAACGAGCAACAAAGGCCATAATCACGAGTCGCAACAACTCGCAAAAAGACCGAGACAGAGAGACGGTTCTGAAACCCCTTATGTACGACTATCAAACTACTACACTAGAAGGGAACATGAAAAAAGACGAACGCACGACCATTGCACCGCGCCTCGCTTGTTTCTGTTTTGTTTTGAAGCAGGACTTCATTTTCGTTGCCTCCCCTCCCcgcggagcagcagcagcaggagcaggggCACCACCAGCACACCACCGTCAGAGCGACTGACAGCAAGAAGCCGTCGAGGAGCTTAGAAGGACGGGTTGGCGTTCTTGAGGAGCATCTCGAAGTAGGCCTGGTTCCAGGTACCGGCCTCGGGGCTGGGCTTGAAGGCGTCGGGCTTGCCGCAGAAGCTGTCGTAgcgcgccgccgacgagtCGCTGGTGCCGTCGGACTCGCCACCGGGCTTGACCCACACGAAGGCGTCGGCGAGCTCGTCGCCAGTGTTGGCAGTCGGGCGCACACCGAAGCCGGCGCCGTTGACGTTGCACCAGTCACCCCACTCGTCGCGGAGACCGGTGACACCGTTGCGGCCAGTGTCGATGATGGCGTGGTTGGGCATGCCGGCAGACTTGAGCTCAGCGCCAAAGGTGTTGATGTAGATCTTCTCGTTCTGGCACTTGTTGTACTGGGCATCCGAGGCGTCCGAGAACTCACCGGGCTCCTGGTCCCTATAGGAGGGGGAAAAGATCAAAGGTCAGCACCATGCATTTCACGCCATTCCGCTCGCCATTGACCGACGAGGGGGACATAGAGTGTCTTACCAGGCGTTCCAACCAGCCACGTTGGTGGAGATACCGCGGACTTGCGAGGGCGAACCAGCAGACTTGTAGACGCTGGCGAGCTCCTGGGCGCCGGGCTTGAGGTTGGCGTCCCAGCCGAGCCAGCCACCGTGGCCGGCATCGATGTACATGACCACGTTGGGGAGGTTGAGCTGCTTGAGGGCATAGGCGACACCCTCGCGGTAGCCGGAAGCGCTCTGCTGGCACGTCTGCAGGTCGCTATTGGTGACCAGGTTGGGGAGCGAGTCGGGCTCGATGACGAGGGCGAAGGCCGTGTTGGAGTGGGCCTTGAGGATCTCGGCGATCTCTGCGAGCCAACACGTCAGTCTTTAAGCTCGCCCCATTTTCTCTCTCACAACCCCACTCAACCAGACGCTCTCTCGGGGGAAAAGAAGGGGCCACAAAGGGTTAACTCACTGTCGATGTACTCGGTCTTGTACCTGTCGAGCTCGCCGACCTTGAGCTCGCCGTTGGAGGCCTTGGCCGCGCAGTCACGGCCCGGGAGGTCGTAGATGACGAGACCCACGATGTTCTCGCAGGGCACGTCCTCGAGCGCGGGCTCCAGCCGGCCAATGTTCTCGATGGTGTCGAGCCACAGGAAGGTACCGACGTCGGCGACCTTGCGGGCCTTCTCGGCCAGCGCCGAGTCGGAGATGGCCTCGGCGGCAGCCTCGACCTCGGCACGGTAGAAGTTGTTGGGGTGCAGCGTGTACTGCTGGAACACGTTGGTGCTGGCATCGAGCGTCACGGCCGACGCGCAGCCCGCCGAGGCCTGGCGGGGCTTCTGGGGAGTCGTGCGCGAGGGCGCAGCGAGGGCCGTGGCGGCGAACGCCAGGGTGGCGGACTGCACGAACTTCATGCTGGGCAACAACACACGACAAGCTGGGTTAGAGCTAGGCTGTGGTGCATGGTCGAGAGATCCTTTCTTCCCAAGCAGACGAGGAGACGATGGCCATCTTTTATATactgggggggaggggggtaaAGGCGATGGGTGAGTGCGCCGAGACGCACCttggcgccgccgccttctccCCTTGACCACACACAGCCCGGAGCTCTAGGAAGCGAAGCCGATGCCCCTGCACCGTCCTCGAGGCGAGGTGACCCGTCTCTGGAGATCGAGGATCGCAATCAGGAACATAGGGCCGGTGCTGGCGCGCGCCTTCGGGCTGGACGTTCCGAAGAAGACTTGAGCCGCGCCGAGCAGTTGCCTTTGGGGATATGGACTGCGGGGCTGACGGACGAGTGCCGATCGCAGCGAATGGCTGGCTTGCCAGATCCAATCTCCCTCCCTCATATCCGGCTTCATTTGGAAGTTAGTTACAGGCGATGCCCCGCGGTCCCGTTAGGGAATTGGACGGGGGGCCGGAGC contains the following coding sequences:
- a CDS encoding glycoside hydrolase family 6 protein (CAZy_ID 267979); its protein translation is MKFVQSATLAFAATALAAPSRTTPQKPRQASAGCASAVTLDASTNVFQQYTLHPNNFYRAEVEAAAEAISDSALAEKARKVADVGTFLWLDTIENIGRLEPALEDVPCENIVGLVIYDLPGRDCAAKASNGELKVGELDRYKTEYIDKIAEILKAHSNTAFALVIEPDSLPNLVTNSDLQTCQQSASGYREGVAYALKQLNLPNVVMYIDAGHGGWLGWDANLKPGAQELASVYKSAGSPSQVRGISTNVAGWNAWDQEPGEFSDASDAQYNKCQNEKIYINTFGAELKSAGMPNHAIIDTGRNGVTGLRDEWGDWCNVNGAGFGVRPTANTGDELADAFVWVKPGGESDGTSDSSAARYDSFCGKPDAFKPSPEAGTWNQAYFEMLLKNANPSF